One window of the Salvelinus fontinalis isolate EN_2023a chromosome 2, ASM2944872v1, whole genome shotgun sequence genome contains the following:
- the LOC129825142 gene encoding branched-chain-amino-acid aminotransferase, cytosolic-like translates to MAALRTALHGRFIQAIPYSLGSLRFASSFKAADLTIERNTAGKPKPDPASLVFGKQFSDHMLTIYWSEKEGWKVPQIKPFQNLSLHPATSALHYSIELFEGMKAFRGVDNHIRLFRPNLNMERMHRTADRSCLPLFDKVELLECIRKLVEVDQEWVPYSLDASLYIRPTFIGIEPSLGVSRASQALLFCIVGPVGPYFTTGGFSPVSLLADPSYVRAWRGGVGAYKMGGNYGPTIAVQNEAIKQGCQQVLWLYGEKEEITEVGTMNLFIYWTNEGGERELLTPPLDGIILPGVTRQSLLDLAREWGEFKVTERTMGMKELLGALDSGKITEVFGAGTACVVCPVGSLLYKGKTYQIPTMQNGPDLAKRFHKELTDMQYGRKQSDWAPLVV, encoded by the exons ATGGCAGCTCTGAGGACG GCACTTCATGGACGGTTCATTCAAGCCATCCCCTACTCTTTGGGGTCGTTGCGGTTTGCCAGCTCATTCAAG GCTGCAGACCTCACTATCGAGCGCAACACTGCGGGGAAGCCCAAGCCAGACCCCGCCTCCCTGGTGTTTGGCAAGCAGTTTTCAGACCACATGCTGACCATCTATTGGTCAGAGAAAGAGGGCTGGAAGGTTCCCCAGATCAAGCCCTTTCAGAACCTGTCGCTGCACCCTGCCACCTCTGCCCTGCACTACTCCatagag ctGTTTGAGGGCATGAAGGCGTTCAGAGGGGTGGACAACCACATCCGTCTGTTCAGACCCAACCTGAACATGGAGAGGATGCACCGCACTGCAGACCGCAGCTGTCTCCCT TTGTTTGATAAGGTGGAGCTGTTGGAGTGCATCAGGAAGCTGGTGGAGGTGGACCAGGAGTGGGTCCCCTACTCCCTAGATGCCAGCCTCTACATCAGACCCACCTTCATTGGGATTGAG CCTTCCCTGGGTGTGTCGAGGGCCAGCCAAGCCCTACTATTTTGCATTGTGGGTCCTGTAGGGCCCTACTTTACCACAGGGGGcttcagcccagtctctctgctGGCAGACCCAAGCTATGTCAGGGCCTGGAGAGGGGGGGTCGGAGCCTACAAGATGGGGGG taACTATGGGCCTACTATAGCAGTGCAGAATGAGGCTATAAAGCAGGGCTGTCAGCAGGTCCTGTGGCTgtatggagagaaggaggagatcaCAGAGGTCGGCACTATGAACCTCTTCATCTACTGGACGAATGAGGGAGGAG AGAGAGAGTTGCTGACTCCTCCTCTGGATGGCATCATTCTCCCAGGAGTCACCAGACAGTCTCTGCTTGACCTGGCCAGAGAATGG GGAGAGTTCAAAGTGACCGAGCGCACCATGGGCATGAAGGAGCTGCTCGGTGCTCTGGACTCAGGCAAGATTACGGAGGTGTTTGGTGCCGGGACGGCCTGTGTCGTCTGTCCCGTCGGCAGCTTGCTCTACAAAGGGAAG aCCTACCAAATTCCTACAATGCAGAATGGTCCAGACCTGGCCAAGCGATTCCACAAAGAGCTGACAGACATGCAG TATGGCCGGAAACAGAGTGACTGGGCACCACTGGTCGTTTAA
- the LOC129825146 gene encoding interferon-induced 35 kDa protein homolog, translated as MCDEDFSLMTDTQGSQNTLDGILRAISKCKVQHNQLLKEQQDLSRARDDQEDLAKQFRQRVVKLRISLEEDDNNQARDVDSERKKIAALHDEESRLKREIQRAEEELQLEEESTHHLKQQTDVSTDAVPEKKVVFTGETGDGANTLNFDVKPHIVYPMEEGTALITFEDEEVAQKILSLREHKVDLGGDCAITLEAKLVRLLMPCQVEMDTEVCSRRILVSNLPKKAGEDRLLDKLEIHFAKSKNGGGEVEESDMLHDSGNVVITFIENNIAKGLTDKQYHDVEFEKGRKHSVKVTPFLNGEITSFQTRLSACGRTVLLTGIPAVMEQENLQDLLEIHFQKTSNGGGEVDAFLYNPLGQHTLALFEEDCPTEDQSQ; from the exons ATGTGTGATGAG GATTTCTCCTTAATGACAGACACCCAGGGATCACAAAACACCTTGGATGGAATCCTACGTGCTATCAGCAAATGCAAG GTTCAACACAATCAGTTGCTGAAGGAGCAGCAGGACCTGTCCAGAGCCAGGGATGACCAGGAGGACCTTGCTAAACAGTTCAGACAGCGCGTAGTCAAATTGAGGATATCTCTGGAAGAGGATGACAACAACCAAGCCAGAGATGTAGACTCTGAAAGG AAGAAGATAGCTGCCCTGCATGATGAGGAGAGCAGACTGAAGAGGGAGATCCAGAGAGCAGAGGAAGAACTGCAGCTTGAGGAGGAGAGCACCCACCACCTCAAGCAGCAGACTGAT GTGTCTACTGATGCAGTGCCTGAAAAGAAGGTTGTGTTCACTGGAGAAACGGGTGATGGTGCAAACACACTCAATTTTGATGTGAAGCCACATATAGTGTATCCAATGGAGGAGGGCACTGCACTGATCACTTTTGAGGATGAGGAAG tggccCAGAAGATCCTGAGCCTGAGGGAGCATAAGGTGGATCTGGGCGGGGATTGTGCCATCACTCTGGAGGCCAAACTCGTACGGCTGCTGATGCCCTGTCAAGTAGAG aTGGACACCGAGGTATGTTCCCGCCGTATCCTGGTTTCCAACCTGCCCAAGAAGGCCGGGGAGGACCGCTTACTTGACAAACTGGAGATCCACTTTGCCAAGAGCAAGAATGGAGGGGGGGAGGTTGAAGAGTCTGACATGCTGCATGATTCTGGCAACGTGGTCATCACTTTTATagaaaacaata TTGCCAAAGGCCTGACTGACAAGCAGTACCACGATGTGGAGTTTGAGAAAGGGAGGAAGCACAGTGTGAAGGTGACTCCATTTCTGAACGGAGAGATCACAAGTTTCCAG ACACGGCTGTCAGCGTGTGGGCGTACTGTGCTGCTGACTGGCATCCCTGCCGTCATGGAGCAGGAGAACCTGCAGGACCTGCTGGAGATCCACTTCCAGAAGACCAGTAACGGTGGGGGAGAGGTGGACGCCTTCCTCTACAACCCCCTGGGGCAGCACACCCTGGCCCTGTTCGAGGAGGACTGTCCCACTGAAGACCAGAGCCAGTGA
- the LOC129825237 gene encoding 60S ribosomal protein L27, whose amino-acid sequence MGKFMKPGKVVMVLAGRYAGRKAVIVKNIDDGTSDRPYSHALVSGIDRYPRKVTTTMGKKKVAKRSKIKAFVKVYNYNHLMPTRYSVDIPLDKTVVNKDVFRDPALKRKARREAKIKFEERYKTGKNKWFFQKLRF is encoded by the exons ATGGGCAAGTTCATGAAACCTGGGAAGGTGGTGATGGTCCTTGCTGGGCGCTACGCTGGTCGTAAAGCTGTTATAGTCAAG AACATTGACGATGGCACCTCAGACCGCCCTTATAGCCACGCACTGGTCTCGGGTATTGACCGCTACCCCCGCAAAGTGACCACAACCATGGGCAAGAAGAAGGTTGCCAAGAGGTCCAAGATCAAGGCCTTCGTGAAGGTGTACAACTACAATCACCTCATGCCCACCAG ATACTCCGTGGACATTCCTCTGGACAAAACCGTCGTCAACAAGGATGTCTTCAGAGACCCTGCCCTGAAACGCAAAGCCAGACGCGAGGCCAAGATTAAGTTTGAGGAGAG GTACAAGACAGGCAAGAACAAATGGTTCTTCCAGAAGCTTAGATTCTAG
- the LOC129825076 gene encoding RUN domain-containing protein 1-like, with amino-acid sequence MSTEELSTSDSEAVAGAGKRWAPVGAVASPEDESGKGNAVEPRRKGSAVSGETEMTARLRKLEDEQGLLNSSLLALTSHFAQVQFRLKQIVHAPTDEKERMLVELEEFAFKGCPHVVGCRPQDTQQLENASEREKRERLEVQREKQKELIVQLKTQLDDLERYAYQEGSYDSLPQSVVMERQKVIIDELIKKLDVNFNEDIGNLTPEELRQRVDAAIAQIVNPARVKEQLVDQLKTQIRDLEMFINFIQDEVGNPLLSDGKPSQQPRTAGPNTRAPGGRKKMDPEQAQKMRQTGLQLIQRALAVLQIFAVSQFGCAAGHVPQSMWSQGEGGQDYGPLLQRLEGAVDRVRVQASCRQPSVDHVVSYNSSLALGSRDELTASVRKELAMALRDLLAHGLYSPSQGMSLVLAPISCLLPYRPGPTTIHPWELFVKYYHSKNGKAFVESPARQLSQSFSLPVVGNPVTVTPKQSLLWAIHSVLLEHDRYKRGADSEFKALVCMALNEQRLVSWLNLLCKSGALVYPHYQHWSYMAQTGFEGALRILGRISHLKFNLPVDLAVRQLKNIKDAF; translated from the exons ATGTCGACAGAGGAACTGTCAACCTCGGACAGCGAAGCAGTTGCTGGGGCTGGCAAGCGATGGGCGCCCGTCGGCGCTGTAGCCAGTCCGGAGGATGAGAGCGGGAAGGGAAACGCGGTCGAGCCGAGGAGGAAAGGCTCAGCTGTGTCTGGTGAGACGGAGATGACCGCAAGATTGAGGAAACTGGAGGACGAACAGGGCCTGCTGAATTCCTCGCTCCTCGCGTTGACATCTCATTTTGCACAAGTGCAGTTCCGCTTGAAGCAGATAGTTCACGCTCCGACTGATGAGAAGGAGAGGATGCTGGTAGAACTCGAGGAGTTTGCCTTCAAAGGCTGTCCTCACGTTGTGGGATGCAGGCCACAGGATACTCAACAGCTTGAAAACGCG agtgagagggagaagagggagcgtCTGGAGGTCCAGAGGGAGAAGCAGAAGGAGCTCATCGTCCAGCTGAAGACCCAGTTGGATGACCTGGAGCGCTATGCCTACCAGGAGGGCAGCTACGACTCCCTGCCCCAGTCTGTGGTCATGGAAAGACAGAAG GTAATCATTGACGAGTTGATCAAGAAGCTGGATGTGAACTTCAATGAGGACATAGGGAACCTGACGCCTGAGGAGCTAAGACAGAGAGTGGACGCTGCCATCGCTCAAATAGTCAACCCAGCCAGGGTCAAGGAGCAGCTGGTGGACCAGCTCAAGACCCAGATCAGGGACCTAGAGATGTTCATCAACTTCATCCAGG ATGAGGTAGGGAACCCTCTTCTGTCTGATGGTAAACCCAGCCAGCAACCGAGGACAGCAGGGCCCAACACCAGAGCCCCTGGAGGGAGGAAGAAAA TGGACCCAGAGCAggcccagaagatgaggcagacaggCTTGCAGCTGATCCAGCGGGCCCTGGCTGTGCTGCAGATCTTTGCAGTGAGCCAGTTTGGCTGTGCTGCTGGCCACGTTCCCCAGAGCATGTGGTCGCAGGGGGAAGGGGGCCAGGACTACGGCCCTCTGCTGCAGCGTCTGGAGGGGGCTGTAGACCGGGTTCGAGTGCAGGCCTCGTGCAGACAGCCCTCAGTAGATCACGTGGTCAGCTACAACAGCAGCTTGGCCCTGGGGTCCCGTGATGAGCTCACTGCCTCAGTGAGGAAGGAGCTGGCCATGGCTCTGAGAGACCTGCTAGCCCACGGTCTCTACTCCCCCTCCCAGGGCATGAGTCTGGTGCTGGCCCCCATCTCCTGCCTGCTGCCCTACAGACCTGGCCCAACAACCATCCACCCCTGGGAGCTCTTTGTCAAGTACTACCACTCCAAAAATGGCAAGGCTTTCGTGGAGTCGCCAGCCCGCCAACTCTCGCAGTCCTTCAGCCTACCTGTTGTGGGCAATCCGGTCACTGTCACACCCAAGCAGTCTCTGCTCTGGGCTATTCACTCAGTGTTGCTGGAGCATGATCGCTACAAGCGAGGAGCAGACTCAGAGTTCAAGGCTCTGGTATGCATGGCTCTGAACGAGCAGAGGCTAGTGTCATGGCTTAACCTGCTGTGCAAGTCAGGGGCCTTGGTGTACCCGCACTACCAGCACTGGAGCTACATGGCCCAGACAGGCTTCGAGGGAGCCCTGCGCATCCTGGGACGTATCAGCCACCTCAAGTTTAACCTGCCGGTGGACCTGGCTGTGAGGCAGCTCAAGAACATCAAGGATGCCTTCTGA